CGAGAGCATCTGTGTGCGGGCAGCATCTTTGCCAGGGAGGATGGTGATGATGCCGATGAGGATATCATCCGGGAGACGGCTTATCAGGTCTTCTCCTCCTCGAGGTGCCAGTTCTGGGTTGCTGGACTCTTCATCCAGCCTCCGCTTCTTGGCCCTTGTCACCGCACCCATCTGCTTACCACCTCCGGCCTCTTTGCCAATCAACAAAATTCCGGTACCCAAATCTCGAATCTTTCTGCAGAACTAATTTGGATCAGGCGGAGAAGCTAACCAAGAACCCCTTCTTCTTTGTTGAAGTCATTGCAGACACCAAGAACCCCCTTACTCATATCAAATGCAGTGCAGGCACTAAACCCCTGGTTTGGAAATGCAAGAATGTCAAATGGGGCAAACTAGAGGGGAAAAAAATCTCTCAATTCACATGTGGAATTCGAAATAGTTAGGAGCAAACGGCAAAGATGCATGGGGGCAAACCTTTACGTTCACCCAGAGACCTTGGCTTACCACGGTttggggttagggttagggttagggttagggttggggGGTTTGGGGTTGGGAGCTTACCTCAGTGCCCGGTTGTAGAGGGAGATCCGGGacggctcgccggccggcggtggaggcgggagatacggcggcggagcggcggcggcgccagcgagggcgccgccggagccaggacccccggtgggcggtggaggcggcgggggcaAATGGCTCAAATGGGTTAACGATGGGCGGTgatggagggcggcggaggcagccggagccggagggagaggcgctggcggcgggggcgaggtcAGGCGGCGGGGAGTGGGTGGCTGCGCGGCAGCGCGGGGAAgaaacagaggaagaagaaagaaagaaacgaAACGGTGATGGACAGATAATGAAAATGTCAATCactgctcaaaaaaaaattgaaaatgtcAATAAAAAAAATGTACGTATGTGATACCTGAGGAGCCCCTTCTTTTTTGCGAATACAGCCTGAGGAAAGATAGtcattttgtgtttttttttctccaaaaatCTGACCGACTCTACCCTTcatcaaggaaaaaaaaatttcgAACGGTAAATTCGGTTTACCGGAAAATTTACACCGGTGGTGTCCGAGAAACGAATTTCGGTGTGATTTCGCATTTACcggttttaaatttgaaaaattcaaaaaaaattatataaaataggATAAAAATCTGATAAAAAACTAGACATTTTTATGAGCATTTTGGACTAATATTTGTTTTGAAATGTAACCTCATATGTTgtgtaaaaaaaagaaactgagCTTTTAATGTTGAAGCATTCACATTATCCATTCGCACGGCCCTAGCAGCCGTCCGTCCTCCCCATTTCtcctcctccagtcctcctACACCCGAGCTGCTCCCTCCTTGTCTCCCGGCGATTTCCGACCGGATCCCACCGGTTTCCGCGCTCGTGGAGGCGATTTCCGACCGGTAGAAGCGATTTCCGGGCGAGCGCGGGCGCCGGTACCGCTGCCGGCCGCTCCCGCCATTTCCCGAGCGGAAATCGGCGTGTTTCGGCCGGATTTCGTCGCCGGTCGCGCGTAGCTTCCGCCTGCTTCGGTTTGTGCGGTTTCCCGGACGTTCCGGCTGGTAAACCTTTGATTCCGACCGGTTTTTTCTCCCTCCCGACCGGATCCGGCTGCTGTGGGTAAGgctttttttgtttgaatttttttatggtAGCAAGTAGTGTAATATAAGTATTAGTAGAAGTATACAATGTTTTTATGGATTAGAAAACGAGAATGTGCATGTATTTGTTATTCATGTTTTGTTATGTATGTGTATGAGTACAAATGTGAAAATTAATATGCATGTTTATGACAAATTGAGAATGTGCATGTATTTTTGGTATGTGAATATGCAGGTGtatgtgtatgaatgttgcacCGTTGCAGGTAAATGGTTGACCCTGTTTGGGAGCATGGAGAAAAAAGGGGATCAGGTTTCAAGTGCAAGTATTGTGGCACATCAAAGAGCGGTGGAGGGGCAACCCGGTTCAAGGACCACTTGGCACATAGAGGTCATGATGTTATTGATTGCCCTTCGGTTCCCCCCACGGTGAAGAACTTTTTCATTAGCGAGTTGGACAAGATAAAGGCGAAGAAGTATGAAAGACAGCAAGATAGGCGTAGGAGAGATGCTGCAGCTCGAAGTACTCAATATGTTGACTTGGaaggtgaggaagaagaagaagagcaggaTGATGAGTTGCAGCAAGCTTTGAGACATTCACGGGAAGAGTATGAGTTTAGGCAAAGGGCTGGTCCAAGGTATGAGAGGGGTGGTGGTTCTGGATCAGGCCAGGCACGGGATCCAGGTGGTGGCTCTAGACAAATTGGGAGGTTGTTTTCTAGGAGTCGGTCACATATCCCCGAGCGGGCAAGGGACTATAACCTTGCTACTGCTTCCGGACCGAGGCAGCAGAGGATTGATACGGGGCCTTGGACGTCTAAGGGGAGGACTGCGAGAGAGTTGCTGGGTAGGGCGTGGTCAAAGGCTTGCCACTCCGTTGGTATTCCTGGACGGAAGGTAGATGACCCTTACTTTAGGGCGGCCATCATAGAGACACAGAAACAAGGTAAATAATCATTTATTATTGCATGCCAATTTGTATTCTACATCCCGGATCATATGTGATTATTGCATGCAGGTACTGGGGTCACGATCCCAACTGGGAGGGACATTGATGGAAAATATCTTTCAGAGAACGTGGAGGAGATAAAGAAGGAGATCAACAAGTGGAAGCAAGAGTTCCCTGAGTATGGTGCCACTATCATATGTGATTCATGGACCGGTATTTCTCGCAATAGCGTAATCAACTTCTTGGTATATTGCAATGGAATGATGTACTTCTGGAAGTCTATTGATGTAACTGGAAAAATACAAGATCATCAGCTCATACTTAAGGTAAccatttgtatttttctaatgGATCATGACATTTGTAAGAATTTGTAGTTTTCTAATGGATTTCAACAACTTGCAGGAGATAACAATTGTTCTGAACGATATAGGGCCAGAAGATGTGATTCAGATAGTCACTGATAATTGCAGCAACTTTAAGAAGGCTTGCAAGCTGTTGGCAGAGGAGTACCCTCACATTGTGTGGCAGCCATGCCTTGCCCACACGATCAACCTCATTATCAAAGATATTGGAAAAATGGGATGATCACAAGGCCATGATTCAGAGTGCCCAATATATTTGTCAATGGTTATACAATTCTAATAGTGTGCACTCCATGTTTAAGAGTGCCACTGGTGGGGAGCTAGTTAAATGGAATGCAACAAGATTTGGCACTAACTATATGTTTCTGGAGAGTTttatgaagaagaaagatcaattTATGATATGGATGATGTCAACTGAATATAGATCATCACGCCACTACAAGACTGAAGCAGGCAAGTATGCATTCGAATGCATGACCTCTGTTCAGTGGTGGGCAAACATGCAGTATGTTATTAATGATGTGGAGCCTCTCTATTCTTTTTTGCGATTTGCTGATCAAGACAAGACTCCAACTTTGGGTGAAGTTATTATGGAGTACGGCAGCCTCAAGCGTACATATCATACCCGGTTCCATTCAAATATGGCAAGGTGTGACAGGATCATGGAAATTGTTGACAGAAGGTTGGCTAGTGTGTTCGAAGGTACATATGCGCACACTGCTTGTGCCGTACACCCATATGCTTGTTATGCGTTTGGAATATCAGAAAATGTCTTTGGAGACCTTCGGAAAGGGCTGGAGAGACTTTTTGACATCGACAGAGCAGCACGTGCACTACAAGAGTATGAGCTCTTTCATCGAAAACTTGGAGAATTCTCATCTGACCTTGCTGCGAGGATGGCAAAAGATAGAGGCACTTCTCCAGCTAGTTGGTGGGCTATGTTTGGTTCAGAAACACCATATCTTCAGATAGCAGCTAAGCGACTACTCTCTCAATGCGCATCATCAAGTGGATGTGAAAGGAATTGGAGTTCCTTTGCTTTTATTCATACAAAGCTTCGCAACAGGTTAAGCAGCATGAAGCTCCATAATTTGGTATATGTGCACTACAACCTTCGGCTGCGTATTCAGCGTGCAACAGCTACGGTTGAGGCAAGTGAATTCGATCCTGCTACTAGCTTCATGGATCTCTCATTGTATCGGCAGACCAGGCCAATTGAAGAATGGATGCAGCATGGTAGATCAAATAGAGCACCAACCTTAGATGAAGATTCTGATTTTGCCGACCCTCCTGTGCCTGCTCAGATCTTGACTGACCTCGCACGTAGGGTGGGTGAGCCAGTAAATGTTGATGATTGGGCCAGAGAGAATATTGGTGACACCCACCTGGGGAAAAGAAAGACCAAAATTCCTCCAAATCAGTctaaacgaaaaaaacaaagaaagggtGACGTTGAGGAGGAAAGCATTGGCACTGACGATACCACACCAGAGCCTAGTGATGATGGacatggtggtagtggtggtgatgatgatgatgacgacgacgacgacgatgatgatgatagCAATGAGGGTGGTGATGAcaatgacgatgatgatgggGATGATCGTGGTGGTGCTTCTACTAGTGGTGCTGTTACTGGTGCTATGAGATTTACGGGAGAGACTGTCTTCACCTATGccacacaagatcaagatcatggaGCACCCAGCTCTCAACGTCGCACAAGAAGCAATACTCGTCCATTAGGCCCGTACGACGGTGAGGATGATGGTAGCTCTACCTCTGTCAGTTCCACCTACAGCTACCCGTCGGCACCCTCCTTAGTGTGGCCACCACAACCACATCCGATGGCTGTCCCTCCGCGTCCTCTATATGGAAATCCTCACATGTACTATCAGGAATATCCCCCAGAGCAAGATCCCTCCGAATGAGTACCTAAGTATGTAGGTAACACATCTTATTTTCTCACTTGCATTCATTTCTTTTACATCTTCTCACCCATTTTATTTATTCCTTTTTATAGGATTCGACGTTACAATGGGAGTCATCAACAATTTCCGGTCGGTCGTAAGGTTTTCCTATGCGAAAACACCGAAATAAAAATTTTAGAGTATATTTTGTGTTAACTATTTGAGATTTGTATTATTTGAACCTATATTTTATTTGAACCTATAAATTGTGTTAACAAGTTGAACCTATATTTTATTGCATTTGGATTGTGGTTTGTATTGATATACATATGTTTCACGTCAATTCTATTAATATTTGCTTTGTAAGAAAATCATTATGCATATTGAACTATTATATATAAGAATTAGATATAATTCTCTGAAAATATTACACTTCTCTTAACACAATTTGTTGTTTTCTACCGTGGTCAACATTTTTCGGTAATTATGCAGCGAATTCCACCGAAATTACAACGAAAACCGGTCGAAAAATACGAAATTCGGtggtttcaaatttgaattggtttaccgaccggtaaatCCGGTAAACCGGCGGTTTTCGGTATTTTTCCGTTACCGGTGAGGTCCGGTAAATGGCTTACCGCCGGTAAGTTTTTCCTTGCCCTTCATTTATTTTGCATGCGCATGGGAACGAGGCACCGCTGCTCCGCTCAATTTAATTCACGTCGCTTGGTGCTTCCCTTGGTTGGCCCCTGTGGTTTACATCGCCCATAGAAATATTTTACAGGAGGTTGCCGATAAGCGGGTTTATCGTCAGTTTTATCAGAAATTTTTTAGTTTATCGAATTGTTTTTCGTTAAtaatttaagaaaaaaaaaatggctCAATTTCTTTTAAAAGTTGCACAAGTATCTCCAAACTATTTGATATAGAAAAATACaactaataataatatatatgaGACAATATAACACTTTCATATGGATCAACCAGCAAACTGCATGCGAATTCAACTGGAAAATATAATCTCGGTGATAAAAGAGATTTTTACCAGACCCTACCGATAAATGGGATTATCGGGTTTCTCGATTTTTTATCAGCGATAAATTATTCCCTATGCAACATGTGCTAGCTATTTGGGGTTTAAATGGAGAGAGAAAACAAGGGCAGTGCAGTGGCAGCGCGGGTGCGCGTGgtgtgccaaaaaaaaatctataaaaCCTATAAAGTTAGTCTCCATTAGAGGTTTCTCTTAACATGCAAGTTGTCCATCTCAACAATACACTATCGCATGCAATTAAAATCCACTGCACCAGCATTTTATTATCCACATCAATATATCATGCAATCTACAAGACTATGCCGTAGTGCCGTTGTCGACTCCGTGCTACACGAATATGGCCTACATGCCACCGACGACCTCGACAACAAGAGAAAATTCGCGATTGGGGCAGGGgcacctctctcttttctctcaaACAGCCACATCGTTAACCATCAATCAGATCAATTTCGCGCACATCTTTTATCCATCAAATTTATTATACTTTTTTGTCATAGTTTAGCGAAAAGCATCTTCAAATCCGGCAGCAACGCGTGGGGAATCACCTAGTTAATATCGAGCCAGCTATTCGCCAACAACTCCTATGGTGATAAGGGCGAGCGCAACACTGCTGGAGAAAGGCACATcagtgccggtcacaggacggcttagtgccggtccctgtggccggcactaaatgcCCGGCACTAACATGACAGACATTAGTGCCGActactctgaccggcactaacgtgcttaTGTTAGTGGCGGCCCGAaatactagccggcactaacgtgcccgacaCCGCCCGGCGCCTGGaagcaaggttagtgccggctggtataactggccggcactaaacatttttttcttctttatgttttcttttcttttttgtttttatacatatggctatgcgtatttctacCGTATGTGACTACGTAGTCGTAAtctttgcattgcacagtaATATTAGGACCGCATATCAcactaatattatatatatattcgtCATGTAACACTTCAGAGTTCAAAAGTACttgagatattacaaattattaagcaTCGACTATAGTAATGTATCAGCTTCCTTgtcgtcggatcttctttgGCGACGCTTgtacggagatcgccatgaaattcgcctttaggatttatgacttcatcgagccagaatccgcatatagcttcttgaattgccctgaccgagccatttcaatgagttcttctttcatccaccaacactgtcacatttttcgataaaaacaagagaataaaaaataatgagcagatgtgattgtgctcacgtacattgaatgcctccactgtcatttgccctttttcacttgcaaaagagttgatccgctcgcatacgtagtatccacataagttgttttcttggtcctgtctccaacactatggacaaatatgggttacgatatagaatttttctgttgtttattgcgaatgacattagtagcgagagtatattcataccggaaaatcagtgAACCAACAAAGAGGCTTGATTTCAACaatgggcaagcctatgtgtttgcgGAGGTAGCGACTCTATGCAatatttaccacctcgatgagatcttggtactttgatttatcttgccttaacgagtcaTACACCAAGACTTTGTGCTCCTCAATttgaatacaaagcaatatccaatgaaagctgtgcatatacatacgcacaaccaattaatgttgattataatagttattaaataatattattaatacgaagggattgaaaaaaagaggctaacgaagaacgactcactgatggttgtatggcaagagaatgaagggacacatgctattcttacgcaacccccgtatataacattgactatgtctTCGGGCTTTTGTGCTACTGATTGCTCGTGGATAACATCGGGGTCGAATaacccgacgttatggaagttcttctttcggcaaatttgaatttttgacctacaGAACACAAGAAAAGCggggatcagtcaacacacaaggctaaaataatgaaacgacagacaatacttacatgcaccatacactgatgagggacttgtgaagggcatcttgatggtataaatcgtaaagtgctgcaaactcgatatatacatcatctgccccctgccagaaatgctcatctttaatccgagctgggaacatctctaattcattagctttagattgcacaccataccatttgtgtaactcggccattctcgttggtaggaatggtagcaactctggccatatcaaatgttcaccaagtacaaactttttcttgccgtgggcattctgtagggcctccccaagcaattgagcccttgttagatcagtttgcaatatcatcccagccatggtcaacggatctcttgattcatcgggacattcttcacgcggcactatcaacggagggatcgattgtttggactgctctccgagctggggaacggtctttgcattaattcgccgattcttggggttgctgtagcactttctgatctACTGATCATAATCCGgctccctttctttctccttagtgggatctttaatgaaatgtttaatgaagtgtgcctttgcaaccggatctatttctggcttcttgtttGCAGCCTCCCTCAGCAGCTTgcgcttcagcaagaaggtttgaaacgattcttctgcctcttcctcttctggagccttcgctttcttctttctttgctgcttatgagatggctggaccgaaggtaacgtgtatgccttctgtcactgactctgattctgttgtgcggctggtgatgatgccggaattggctcgctttgtgcagctggtgatggcggatccatgctggggtcccgtgcaggcggtggagaaggtgggccaacactaggattcctgtcagctggcgttggtgatctttgccttaagcaccgagcggaatctatggctgcttgcaccaatcttaagtcgcgctttggccacgcgatccatgtgtgtatggcatgttgtagttctgtttctttaggacctatagggatcgggaggtccatgtcttcccagcgttcttcagtaattcggttaacaaagactctggcgaatccttcaggaatcggctggcaatgtattgtcccgccttcttcttggacttcAGCATAACCCTCAAcacaaactttgagctttttcccataaagaaccagaagctcacattgggtcctaacggtgatgtcgtcaatggggtccctcggcctgtcggcacccaaattagggtgctccgtggaagcaacactgctacgacgctgagaggggggctgatctccacattggcagctggttggtccgaACGTTGCCCAACAGttgcctcaagtgacattatATGGTTTTCTAGGCTACAGATCTTCTCtgccactactgccttgcttctgcatcggcttcggtaggtttcgagatctccggaaaagccatatttccatggaactacgcccacgcCTCGGGTCCGTCCATTGTGTTTCGCATTTccaagagcgtaagtcagcttgtcattctctctgttgggctggaaggttccttcttccgtacgcctcattgcgtcgtcgagtctttgggcagcctctcttagtacgtcactagtcacaaacattccagtgtcggggtctagtgtgcctccatgagcatagaagtaataccttgctcgtttgggccaactcaaggtcTGCGGTATGATTCCTTTtgcaattaaattattttccatctttttcCATTTCGGAATAGTAACCTTATAACCTCCAGGCCCAAATCTATGGAAGTTTGTCAttttgctagcattcattttgtcttgaatcgaggctgccatggtgtcagcactgtgcttgtaattcacgaattcattccaccactctcATTGCTTTttccagactttatcaaaatctggtgtgaggcccttgttgacaaagtttgccaccaattttttcttgaacgagccgaactgaattgccatcttcttaaatgcacatccctttactttgtcagctttgcctgggggaaagttaaagtgcaacgacacctctttccataacaaatctttctctgaatctggcacAATATTttcaggtcgatcagagactttatttctcttccaaagcttgtactttatggggacactttccctaacaagatatcccaattaatttacaaatgtcgtcttaatttgaccaggggctagtggctcgccggttgcttcgtcgatctccgtgatggtcgtacatcctaccatcttcctcttggagccacgtttccgtttaggctttgtcgatcctgatgcctgaaagaatcgcaAATTTATCAAGCGGATTGCTAGCAACTAGTGGACGTCGCGGCAGGTATGCGTAACCTGCATAACCCGCAAGCAAGGGTTCCAGATCGAAAATTATCATGATATTAGATAACTTATTGACTGAAACATTCATGAGAATTTTTAGCTGGATCATGACTGCTTACACAAGGactgaaatcatcaacaaagctAGCAACATAACACAAATAGTTCGCAACTGGGCCGCATGTGTCACAAACAAGAATTTTCTAATCACATATAAGAACCCGCCCCGCCTGCAATCTGAATAAATTCTAATCACATATATATTGACAAAACATTTATCCtgcctgaaagaatcactaaacttttatacctcggcttcctcgacattttcttcttcctccccactaatatcttgctcctcgtcgccatgataatgcaagtttaaaaattggttgacatcgttctcgtcctcatcaaactctggagcAATGTACCCAGTACTACCACGAATGAGCTCGTGCATTAACTCTTCTTGGTTGTCCGtaggatccatttccactacctgaaacaataaaaaaaatgtgcGTGCGGCACCAATAATCAATAAACATAAGCAAATATTGCAAGTAGCTGAAACAGCAAAAATTTCCCTACCTGCGAAGCAGCACTTAGATTCACACTCCACTTCTCCAACCTCTCACCTCTGCGAGCACCCTATCAAGGGCTTTATGCTGCAAACATTAGAATCATGaacaaaaatttaaaacttGCAAGAAAAAGTCGTTCAGCAAACAGGTCTAGGATTTTAAGTACAAAGAAAAGCATAATATTATCCAAAATTAAGTATGGACTGCCATAGGAGTTCTTTTAGCCATAGCAATCCAATTTCTGACCATAAAAGACCAGCTGACCACACTTTTAAATTGGAAACTGCATAGTTAGCATAGTTTTTTTATAGCCATGGCAATCCATTTTCTCACCATAAAAGGCCAGTGAAGGGCATAAGAGGTGTAAGGGCATCAATCAAGCAAACTGCCTTTTTCTGAGTTCAAAAGTGGTGCTAGCACCAACTTGTGGTGATCAAACACAACTCTACAGCAGAAAAAGGAACCTTTGGCGTTGCCTGTAATTTTCATATAGAAGACCATACTAAAAGGGTAAGGTCATAATTGCTATTATTTATTTGATCCTAGGTTAGGTGCCCAAATGTGACAGAAGGATGATTtgttaataaaaaataatgctcAAGAACACTACCATATCTTCAGTAGACTTAGGTTAGGTTTTTTTTAAGGCTTTATTAATGGAAAATATTAAAACAAGAATTACAATGTCATCTTCAATCTACACTGCTAAAATCACATCACAGTGTTAGCTGTCCATTTATTATATCAAACAATATGAAACCGAACTGAATTGGATACGTTGAATTAAGTATTTCATATGGCATAATCAATGAAACCGAACTGAATTAACTACAGGTAATATAACAATGAAACTCAATGGGCATAATCATTTCATTTTCATATATGCATGAAAAGTGCTTGCAAATTCAGTGATTAATATATGGAACTGAATTGTCTTAGCATTATGGACTAAATTCATGTTTAGCAAAGGGAATGGCaacaaacatataaatacatgtGCTTGTGCTTCTTAGTAGCACCGTTTCTTTTTAGTTGCCTTGCTGTGCTACTGACCTAAAGATCATATGATAAGCTAATGAAGACAATGCTGAGTTTCTTGTTTGAACCTTGGTGGGAATTTGGGATTATGATCCCTAGCAATTATAGGAAAATTCAGATGAAGCTAAGAAGAGGACGCTTCATAAGTTTGCTAATGGCTAGCTTTGATTGCCCAGAAATGAATAGACATAGTGTCCAGGTGAATGCCGCTCATTATTGTTCAAAACCCAGACATAATTCTATCCCTGCCCACTAACCCAGACATTATCGCTCAAAACATAACTGAGCATCCAATAATTCTATCCCTGCCCAAAAACACAATCTATCATCTTCCTCCAGAAATCCGGACGAGGCGCCGGAGGACGTCGTGCCGGCGCGGCGGTCGGAGCAgggggcgagggcggcgcggccggcacggcgtgccgggccggggaggtcgacggcgaactgcggcggcgcacgtggGCGAGGGCCGGCCGGGGATCCACGCAcggccgggggcgggggcggcgcggtggcgcatGAGCGCGGGAGAGCGAGCagggggcgcgggcggggcAACGTCTATCTAAATTTTGTGATTTGGGGGAGAGAAGGAAAGGGCTTTGTTGGGGGCAGTGataggttagtgccggctggacttaccagccggcactaacgtgcccctATGACATCAGCGagacaagttagtgccggctggtaagtccagccggcactaacgagcgcacgttagtgccggctaggatTACCAGCCGCCACTAACTTGTCCAAACTGGCGGGAAAGAAAATTTGGCCGCGCCAATTCTCTTTTACATAAAATTTTTAATATTAGTAAATGTATTCATAATTGGCATAATAAATAGATTAATAATTTGAAAATtgatatcataattttttaaggATATTGTTAATTATATTAACACAATAATAATAGTAATTTCGTAAATTAACGAATATGCAaccattatcaattatgtgtagtGTATAGggtttatatatgtatatgtttctgttattcataataaatcgaaaatatttcattttgatccatgcaaaaatattcaaaaagcTTTTCAATAGTAGCCTATATaatgatgtaatcaattcgcatattacttgattatttgtttgtaatttaatgtttcaatgcttctagtaatgcaaaattagtgaatgtaaataatatttatatcatgaaaaaatataatattttctGAAGATGATATTATGTCATAATTGGACAAATAGTATCAAGAATTGAGATAAATACGATGTGGTGCATTACATTACATCACTGATTGAGACAATTCAATATATAACTTATATAAAACTACTACTCATTATCATTATCTActggaacattgataatcttccttttgacgAAAGTGCCTTGAGCGTGATCACGGTGTAAGTAAGGTGTatcctctttggataagaggatgctagggtcaacgtcaactgagaatggaggaaggtcatcaatctggtcataatcttccgaattgtccgaaatatcctcaactccaacaacttttctttttcctagaagaactatgtgccgtttcggctcatttccagccttgtctgcttcagGCGTCTTATCCGACCTCTTCTTCGGTTTGCttgacatgtccttcacatagaacacttgtgtcacatccttggctagaacgaatggttcatctttatatccaatctttttgaagtcaactatggtcatcccataccggtctTTCGTTATGCCTCCTCTAGCCACCCATTC
The Panicum virgatum strain AP13 chromosome 6N, P.virgatum_v5, whole genome shotgun sequence genome window above contains:
- the LOC120677892 gene encoding uncharacterized protein LOC120677892; translated protein: MVDPVWEHGEKRGSGFKCKYCGTSKSGGGATRFKDHLAHRGHDVIDCPSVPPTVKNFFISELDKIKAKKYERQQDRRRRDAAARSTQYVDLEGEEEEEEQDDELQQALRHSREEYEFRQRAGPRYERGGGSGSGQARDPGGGSRQIGRLFSRSRSHIPERARDYNLATASGPRQQRIDTGPWTSKGRTARELLGRAWSKACHSVGIPGRKVDDPYFRAAIIETQKQGTGVTIPTGRDIDGKYLSENVEEIKKEINKWKQEFPEYGATIICDSWTGISRNSVINFLVYCNGMMYFWKSIDVTGKIQDHQLILKEITIVLNDIGPEDVIQIVTDNCSNFKKACKLLAEEYPHIVWQPCLAHTINLIIKDIGKMG